The DNA region GATCTCCTCCCAATAGGGCAGAAAAAATCACGTGTGTTCTGCATATGTACGGCAAGTCTATCGACAAGCGCCTTGTCTTAGCCATCTTTGATGACCTCGATGGATCGCAAATCAAAGATTTGCTTGGCTAAGGCCACCCCTTATGGGGTTGCCCGCTCGCAAATCAAAGATTTGCTCCTCGCTTCGACCGCCGTGAGCGGTCTCAGCGATCGCAAGCCTATCGACTTGCTCATCACCTCCACCATGACAGCAGATTTCATTCAGACAGCAATCTCGAAGTCCGCAAAGCGGATCTTCACCGCAGAGTTTACGAACGCCGCCGCGTATGATGCGATCGTCGCAGAAATTACCGGCGTGGATAACCCCCTCGGCCTTGCCGAAGTCGAACTCGGGAAGCAGACCTACAAGACCTATGTCGGCTACTTCGACCCGAACACTTCCGAGATGAACGGCAAGGTTCAGGTCACGGCATACACCCGTGCTGAGTATGCCGCGGCAATTACCGCCCTTACCGGCAGTGCGGATCTCAAGACCGCATTCGGGAACGGCGGTACGGCAGAGACCTCCGAGATCGGTACCGAAGCGACCTGGAACGTCCGCATTTCCGCGAAGCTTGGGACCGATACTTTCCAGATCAGTCTCAACCGCGATTCGATGACCGTCTCCGGCTATGCCGATGACGCCACCCTTGCAGCGGTCGATGCCTGGGCAGACACCAAGCCGGCCCTGAACTAACGGGAGGCGGAGATGCAGATCTCCAGACGCCTCCGGAAGCTCATCATGCTCTTCCTCGGGTTTCTCATCATGCTTTTTGGGAAACTCGTCGAGGGGTTTGTAGAATCCGGAAAATAACATAAAAACGGGGTTGCGAGCTTTGTCGCTGGGCAGAGGTGAACACACCTCTCCCGGCGATTTTTCTATTTTTTCAATACGGATTCCATACAGGAAATCAACGATATCCCCACTGCAGACTGATTCGCAGGGCAAAGCCTTGCTCGGTTGAGGGATCTAAGGCCCCCTCCTCCGTTGAGGCCGCCCCTAACGGGAGAACGTCAGATGATCCCCTTACCTCTGATTTATCTCATCACGCTCCAAAGATACTATGACTGCCTGCTATAATCGGCCGGTGAAATACTGATTTAATAGCAGGACAGATATGACAATGCAGATAACAGGAAGGAACGATGGCAGATTTTGAACTGGAAATGACAAACAAACCCGTCAAAAAGCGGGAAGAATTATTGGGAAAAGTCCTCGACCTCAAAGAACTGGTCTCCTATCAGGAAGGGGCGGTTTCGAGCCGGATGATCGTCAGTAATAAATCAGGGAGCATCACCGTCTTTTCGTTCGATGAAGATGAAGGACTTTCCGAACACACCGCTCCATATGACGCCGTGGTCACGATCATCGACGGCGAATGCGAGGTATGGATCGCCGGCAATACCCTCCAGATGAAAACGGGCGATACTATCATATTCCCGGCAAATGCCCCCCACGCGCTCAGTGCCATAACAAAATTCAAAATGACTCTGACCATGATCCGGGGGTAACTGAGATGAGCGGGAATGATACAGACGGATATTACTGCACGATTTGCGGAGGTATCCCGCCGGACAGGATCCACATCCGGCATATACTCGTAGACGACAAAGCAACCGGGATCGACAAACTGGACTGGATCATTGCCGAGGTGAAAAAATTACATCTTACCGATGACACCGCCATCACCGAAGAACTGCTCAAACGGACAAAGGTGCTCAACTACGTTCCCACAAAAAAGACAGAGGCATATGAGAAAGCTCTGCTGAAGGAATATAAAGATACAACGCAGTAACGCCTTGGTCGTTCCTTCCCCGGATCCTGGAAAAACCCGGGAAGGAACGGCAGTTCGACAGGAGGGAAAATGTTGCCGGTTTTTCTCTTCGCTAACTTCTCTTTTTTTGTTTAATCGAATGATAACGAAACAACAGAGAAACCCGCACGCAAATCTTTGATTTGCACGCATTAGCCTGAGAGAGCACCCGAACACATGGAAAATGCGATTCAAACGAGGCTCGAAGACCCGAGTCGGAGAGCAACGCGAAGCTTTGCGAGTGGGAGGAATCGCGGAGGCGTGAGAGCCAAAGGCTTGCGTGCCGCCTCAAATGGGCAAAGCCAATTTGGGCTTATTCGCGGTTACATAAATTCAGGTTTCCACACCTAGCCGTATCCTTCCCAAATTGGATTGAGAGCACACCGCGTAACTCCTATTTAAAAAAATATGACACCCCCCCTTCAATCCTCCAGGATCATGTAACTGGCAAAGTAGGTATCATTCCCCACTGGTTCGACGTAATCCAGAACATACACTTCCCTTTGATAATTCTGATCCCAAGTGAGCATATACATCAGACCTCCGCCGGACATACCGAGAGATATCCCCTCCCGGACAAACGACATGCCGTATGAGTTGATTAAACCTAACTGATTTGTTCCAACAAGCGATTTGTCGCTGGAAAAAGCAAGAATTGTGCCGTTTCCCGTGACCGCAAATGGATAGAGCCCTTCTCGTTGGAATCCACTTTCCGGATCCATCATCATTTCTGTTACAGAAGAGATACCATCGACTGCTGCAAGATAATGCATGGTCCTTACCTGGCTGATCAATTCATTTCGTTTCTGCCAGTCGATACTGACCGTATGGGAAAACGAGGCATTATGTTCATACATTCCTGCTCCGAGGAACCACTCGTTGTTAATGGGCAGTACATAGGACAGTTTTAATTCTGTTATGTAATTCTGGTTTGGATTTGGATACAGATAAAATACATATCCGCCTCCCTGTTGTGCCCGGGCGATCTGTCTCTGTATATATTTCACTCCGGTCGAATCTTCTGCTGACCAGGAATCCTTCCCGACAAGGGCCGGCTGATACGGGTGTGACAATATCGTGCCGTTCATATCTCCGGCGAAGATATACATCTCGCCGTCAATGAACTCCCCGTTTGGATCATCGAATGCTGCAAGTGCCTTCTCTTCTCCCTCTTTATTGGCATAAACGAAGGCATTCACTACAAAGGTTTTTATCTCTTCCGGGGTGGTTGTGCTCTCTTCAATTTCACCAGGTTTTGGGAAATTGTCGACAAGCACGACCCGCCATGTTTGTCCATATCCGGGTTCTACTGTATTCCATATGGCGTTCCTCTGAGAAGTATTGTTCAATTCGGCTGAATAGTAAATGTAGGATACATCTCCCGACTCGTTTTTGAGGATCTCTGCGGCTGCTTTGGTGAATGAAGGTGTATTCCCTAGTGACGGGTTCGTGAGATCGACCCCGATTTGCCGCGTATCCTCATCATAGATCACGCTCCCGTCGTCCTGAGTGACCCAAACGGTGTACCCGTATTCCGTTCTCAGTCTCTCCGCCGGTCCGGAGAAGAGATACCCTGAATCCATAATTACCTGCAGGGTCCCGTCAAAATTACCCTCTGCGTCATAGATCGGTGCGCTGACCTTTATTCCGCTTTCACCGTTTTGGAATGCGGTGTATTTGGATATGATACACTGCGATCCGGCGGCTTTGAACTCTTCTTCGGCATACTGGTTAGTTATGATCTCCACGCCGATCAGCGAAAGTTTATCTGATTCCCCGGTAATCATCGTCAGGACGTTATCTTTATCGATGCGTTCGACATCATAGGAAAGCGGGATCTCACTTTTGAGTTTCATTATGGTCAGATATACTGAGGGGTCATCTGCCGGCACGCCGTCGAGTTCCCGTGCGGCATTCCAGACCGATGCGGTTATCTGCTTCATCTGATCATCGATCGTCTGAATATACGGGTCGAGGACATCGTCCATCTCGGCATAATATTCCTCGGAAACCGGCTGGAGTGTCGGGCCCTCCTGAACGGGAGTAATACAGCCGGATGCGGAGATGAAAAGAAGAACTATCAGTATAAAGAGGATCTTTGAAAAAGCATGTCGTATCATGATCGGATTCCTTAGTGAACAATAGTAAAGGGAAAGTTCTTATATCTTTTTATCGTGGGACTATCTCTCTGATTTTTCTTGGAAATGTTTCGAGAGATAAAAAAATTAGGTTATTTTCTCTTGTATTCCTCATTCAAGAATCATAAAACTTGCAAAGTAGGCATCGTCATCTGCCGGAACCACATATACCAGTATAAAAATCTCTTTGTTTAGTGTGGAATCCCAGAGAAGAGTATACATCAGTCCTCCTCCCTCTTTCCCAAGTGATATGCCTTCCCGTATGAGTGATATGTCTAATGAATTTACTCTCCCAAGCTGATTCGTACCTACAATGTCCGGATTTCTTGCAAATGCCAGTACGGTCCCGTTTTCGGTGATCGCCATCGGGTATAATCCTTCGACCTGGATATCACTGTTTGGATCCATCATCATGTCAGTAACTGCAGAGACCCCCTCGACTTCTGCAAGATACTGCATGGTTCGAACCTGCTTGATAAGTTCGTTTCGCTTCTGCCAGTCAACACTGGTCGAGTGGGCAAGCAAGGTGTTGTGTTCATATATTCCCGCACCGATGAACCACTCGTTATCTATCGGCATCACATAGGCCAATTTTAATTCGGTTGCGAAATCCTGTGTCGGATTTGGATAGAGGTACATGACATATCCGCCGCCCTGTTCTGCGCGTGCGATCTGTCTTTGAATGTATTTAACCCCAGTTGTATCTTCTGCCATCCATTGATCCGTTCCGATAAGAGCCGGCTGATATGGAAGTGAAAGCATTGTCCCATTCAGAGTTTCGGCGAATATGTACAGTTCTCCATCGATAAACTCTCCTTTTGGATCATTGAACGCCGCCAAGGCCTCGGTTTTTTCATGTGTCCGTGCATAGACATAGGCATTGGTGACGAAGGCTTTCAGTTCGTCCTGGGTAACCGTGAGTTCGCTCGTCATACGCGGCATCGGGACGTTGTCGATAAGCACGACCCGCCAGTTCTGTCCGTATCCTGGGTCGAGAGTACTCCATACGGCATTCGTCTGATTGATATCATGCCAGTCTAGCGTATAGAATATGTAGGATGTCTGTCCTGATTCGTTTGCGAGGATATCTGCGATCGCCGAGTTCAATGAAGGGGTATATGCCGATGTGGGTTTCGTGAGGTTTACTCCTATCTCCTGCGTGTCCTCGTCATAAATCACGATTCCGTCGTCCTGAACGGCCCAGACGGTATACCCGTATTTCGTTCTCAGTTCCTCTGCAGGTCCGGAGAAGAGATACCCTACATCCAGAGCTACCTGAAGGGTACCGTCAAAATTCCCGTTTGCATCGTAGACCGGTGCGATGACCATAACCCCCTGCTCGCCGTTATCAAAGAGGGTGAACGGGGATATCGTACAATTCTCACCTGCAGCTTTGAGTTCTTCTTCGGTGTATTGGTTTTCTCCGATATATGTCCCGACAGACCACTCGATATACTGTTCATTGGTAACGGCCCGTAAGACGTTGTCTTTGTCGAGGCGTCCGGAATCAAAGGACAGCGGTATCTCGCTTTTCAGTTTCAGTAATGCCAGATCGACCGCAGGATCGTCCATCGGCACGCCGTCGAGTTCCCGTGCCGTCTCCCAAACCAATGCAGTAATTTCCTGCATCTGCTCATCGACGGTCTGCATGTAAGGATACAGAACCGTATCCATCTTGGCATAATATTCATCTGAGACTGGTTGAAGTTCCGGGGTTTCCTGTTTCTCTTGAATGCAGCCGGATGCGGATATGAAAAGAAGAACGACTAGGATAAAGAGGATCTTCGAAAAAGCATGTCGTAGCATAATCAGACTCCTTAGTGAACAATTGTAGGGGGAAAGTTCTTATAGCTTTTGTTGTGGGGTATTATTTGGGAGGATCAGCGGAGCTGAGGTAATAAAAAATGTGGAAATTTTTGCGTCTAAGGGCACTCATACTATTATCGAAGAGAGTGTAATCACTTACTTTAGAAAAAAAGGATTGATTTATGTGAATTTTATGGTAGTCAGCTTTAGGAGCTGCGTTTTTCCGTCTGAAAATACACCGCGAACGGCAATATCCCTTACACCTGTTACGCCGGCGCATGCCTCCGTAAAGTAGATTTCTCCGGTCCCTGAATTTGGTGCTGGTTTTAGGCTGACTGATTGCGGCAGCGAAACTCCTTCGATCTCAAGAGAGACCATGGTAAGTTCATCAACTCTGCGTCCTTCATAGATCGTAACGATCACATCATTGCCGACCACAAACACATGCAGAAGTACGTCCGGGTCTTCAAGTGATTTATCGATGACGTATCCGGTTCCAAGAAGTGCGACACTGGCACAGGCCGCTACGATTATGATTGAAACAATAGCTAAAACGCTTGCCATCACCAGGCGTTTCTCTTTTTGACTCTGTTTCTTATATTTTAGCGCCATTGTTCACTCCAAACGCATCATACTGCCGTAGTAGGTCTCTTCATCGGCGGGTTCCACATAAATGAGTACATACACCTCTTTTTTCAGATCTGCGTCCCAAACAAGGCTGTACATCAACCCCCCTCCTGATTCTGCCAGAGAGATGATCTCCCGTACCGGGGACATGTCATAGGAATTTGTGTACCCAAGCCGGTTCTTTCCCGTCATCGACGGGTTGTGTGCATTGCCAAGGACGGTTCCCTCTGGATCCAGAGCAAAAGGATACAGCCCATCGACCTGGATCGTACTGTTTGGATCATTGATCATCTGCAGCAACTCCTCTTTTTGGAGGGTGGTGGAAAGATACTGGAGTCCCCTGACTTGGGAGATCAGCTGATTTCGGTCTTCCCAGCTGTAGTTGAGGGACATGGTTCCCGGATAGATTCCAGCTCCAATCAGCCAGTCTTCATCGACGGACATGACATATGACAACTTCAACTCAGGCAGAAACTTGTCGCTCGGGTTTGGATACTGATAATACACGAACCCTCCTCCGAATTTCGCTTTGTCGATAAAACGCTGGAGAGGTCTCACTCCGACGATATCTTCTCCGTACCATCGGTTTGTTCCGACAAGGCTCTGCTGATACGGCAGAGCAAGTGTCGTTCCGTTCATATCGTAGGCAAAGATGTAGAGTTCACCGTCAATGAACTCCCCATTCGGGTCATTGAACACACGGAGTGCCTCTTCTTTGGTGTGAGTCTGGGTGTAAATGTATGCTTTTTCAACAAATGCTTTCAGATCATCGACGGTAGGCCTTCTGTTTTGATTCGGATCGAAGTTGGAATTGTCACTAAGAACAACTCTCCATTCAATGCCGTTTGGCAGATCGATCGTATTCCACACGGCGTTTGCCTGTACGTAATCGGTCCATCCGACATTTTGAAACATATATGATACGTTCCCCTGTTTTTCTTCAGCTATAAGGTGCATCGCACTGCTGATGGTCGGTTCACTGTACAACGGGTCGGTCAATACGTTTTTGTCGAGTTCTTCGATATCTTCATCATAGATTTGTACGCCGTCCGGCTGGATCGACCAGACGGTGTATCCTTCCTGCATTTTGAGTTCGTTCACCGGTCCGGAAAAAAGGTAGACTGGGTTCAGCGAGACGCGAAGCGACGCTATGTATGTGCCGTTTTCGTCATAGATCGGGGCAATGATGAGAACACCTCTTTCTCCGGTGATAAATGTGATGGGTTTTGTGATAATGCAGCCATTCGTCGTATTGGTGAAATCCGCATCGCTGGTCGAGATTCCAGCTTGTTTCCCGATAAGATTCTGTTTATCCTGTTTGCTGATCACCGCAAGAAAGGTGTTGTCTGCACTGACGACATATACGTCATATGCGGCAGGGATGTCGCGGCGAAGCTGTAATAAGGCCTGGTTCAACGTTTGGCTGTCTGGTGTGGTTCCCGTAAGATTACCTGCAGTGCTGTTTGTAAGGATGAATATTTCGTTGAGTTGTTCTTCGATTGTCGGGATAAACTCGTCCAATGAACTCTGCATATCGGCCAATTTTGCAGTGGAGACCGGTTCCAGCTGTCGGGTTGTAATACACCCGGTGGCGAGAATTAGTGCCAGGATCAGACATATTATGATAAAATGTATTGTTTGCCGCTTCATTGTGTCATGATCCAGAACTATATATTTACTTTTTTACGCCTTCCGGTATATTATATCTTGTTTATTCTCATGTAGTTTTTGTCCATTTTTTTAGGAGCATTAGGTTCTTCCACCTTCTTGAATGGAGCTTCAATTTCCTATTTCGCGGCATAATTGTGTTATTTTCGAGTTGGGGGTGACATATGCAGAGAGGAAACCTTATATTCAAATGGGAAATTTCGGCCGTAATTTTGAATAAAAAGGCAATGGGACGGAATATACCGATAATTGATCTACTACTCACACGCAAACCTTCAAAAATGAGTTGAAAACCAATTTTGAGTGTCATGGGCCTTATTCGCACTGCGCGTCTGCGCGGTGGTTTTTCCCTCGAATGTGATTTGGGAAATGCATTTTAATGTGCCGCATAGGGAAAGTATTGGGGGATGTCCTTTCCAACAGCTGGAAAATACAGTACAAATAATAGGCCCTGGATGAAAATAACATAAGAGTAATCCCATGCGGTATCATTATACAAAAAACACCCTTTATGTCAGGGGAACATTCCATGCGGTCAGTACCGGTGTCGACGGCGGTCTCAGGGATGTTTCCACGCTTCTCAATCACACTGTTGACAAGGAGTTCGATCATAACGATCCGCTTGCATTCATCCGCGGTCTCTTGGCCGATGCAAAGTATGCAGATGATGGATTCGGCCTTCTCACCGCCGTTTCGATGAAGGATCTCTGTATTCTCCAGTATGATTATATCACGGTTTTCGTTACCGCAGGGGTTTCCAATCCGAATCCGGATCCGACCAAACCGCATACGATCAATATCATCGTCACCTCGAACGAGGGTTTTTCCGATGCCGCTCTTCTTGAAACGATAATCACCGTCACCGAGGCGAAAGCTCATGCCCTGCGGCTTTTGGGCAGGGATTTCACCGGTACAACATCAGACGCTGTCATAATCGCATCCGAAGGCGAGATCAAGCATACGTATGCCGGGACCTTCACCGAGCCTGGAAAACGCATCTACGCTGCCGCCCTCCATGGTGTTATGGAAGCGGTCAAGCGGCACGAGGATACGGTTAAAGCGACCGCTCCCACCTACTTCATCTACTCCAGATACAATGATCACGGATGGTTCGAATGGAAAAAAGAGGGATGTCCGTATTATCCCTGTCATTTCCCCGGCCAGTCCTGTGATTTCTGTTACTGCCCGTTCTATCCCTGTCATGATGAATCCCTCGGGGAATGGATCGACAGTTCATCAAACGGTCAGAAGGTGTGGGCATGTACTAACTGCCTGCTTCTCCACAAACCAAACGTTGCCGATTATCTGAAAAAACATCCAGACGCAACGCTTGATGAATTGAAAAAAGTAGACAAAGATACAAATCAATAATTTTTTTGACACCCGAATTTGACAGTTGCAGAATATTCCACGACAGGGAATGTCTCCCGACTGCTTAATTGATTTTTGAAAATAGGATATTTCCACCGCGTCGGGCTCCGCGCCGAAGTCGCCCTCCCGCACCCCTAAATAAGAACCAGAAATGGGCTATATCTAAATTGGGCTGATATTCCTGTTTTTGCAGAGGCAACTCTCTGACTACAGTTGAGTGAGAAAAGAATAAAAAAAATAGTGAAGGTAATTTGCGGGGGTTTTAGACCCAGCCGCGGACTTTCATACCTTCAACTACGCGGGAGACTGCAACAACGTATGCTGCCTGACGCATGTTGATCTTGTATTCTTTGGATGCTTTCAGGACTTCGTGATAGGACTTGGTCATTGCTGCATCGAGTTTTGCGTAGACGTCGTCGAGAGTCCAGTAGTGCATATACATATTCTGGACCATCTCGTAGTAAGATACAGTTACTCCGCCTGCATTGCACAGGAAGTCGGGGATAACGTGAACGCCGTTCTTGTAGAGGATTGCGTCTCCTTCCGGAGTGGTCGGGCCGTTTGCGAGTTCGCAGATGACCTTTGCCTTGACGGTCGGGGCGACCTTCTCGTTGATTGCTCCCTCATCGGGTGCTGCGGCGACAATGACATCAACAGGGAGTGCCATGACTTCATCGTTGGTGAGGGTCTTGAGACCTTTGTAGCCGACGACGGATTTGGTCTGTGCCTTGTGGGCTGCGACTGCTGCGATGTCAAGTCCGTTCTCATCGTAGATACCGCCTTTCGAATCGGTGACTGCGACGACTTTGGAGCCGAACATTTCCTGGACGAGCGTGGATGCGAATGCACCTGCGTTTCCGTATCCGAGGATTGCGACTTTTGCAGTCTTCAGGTCAATGTTGAGTTCTTTTGCTGCTTCACGGAGGGTGAACAGACCGCCTTTTGCGGTGGAGTCACCGCGGCCGAGTGAGCCGCCGATAACGAGTGGTTTGCCAGTCAGAAGACCGAACTGGTTCTTGCCCTGAATGGTGGAGTACTCATCCATCATCCATGCCATGATCTGACCGTCGGTGTATACATCCGGTGCCGGGACATCAGTGTCGGGACCGATGTTCTTCCAGATTGCACGGATATAACCGCGGCTCATGCGTTCAAGTTCGCCCTTGGACATTTCCTTCGGGTTGCAGATGATACCGCCCTTTCCTCCGCCGAGCGGAAGGTTCAGTACTGCGCATTTCCAGGTCATCCATGCTGAGAGAGCACGAACGGTGTCGATCGTCTCTTCAGGGTGATACCGGATTCCTCCCTTATAGAGTCCGAGTGCATTGTTGTACTGTACACGGAATCCCTGGAAAACCCGGGTGGTGCCGTCGTCCATCTTGACGGGGATAGATACCTGAATCTGTCTCTGCGGTTGCATGAGGATATCAACAACGCCCTGGTCGAGCTTGAGGATTTTTGCACAATCCATAAGCTGATGCTGGGCCATTTCAAACGGGTTTACCTTCGACATGGTTTGTTTCCTGCCAATCGCACGGAACTCTGGAGTTCAACTGCGTTGTGACAATTAATGTTGGGATTCTCACATATAAAACATATCGTGTTATTTCCGATTCAGGCCGAGATTCTCGATGCATTTCTAAAAATACTCTATAATTGCCGGGATTTTTATTTCAGGCTTTGAGCGAGGTATTTGCATGATACGTGTTAGCATGGCACCATTCACCCGGATGCAATAAAGAGAAAATAGATTGGAAAACGCGCATAAAAATAGGATTATGAATATTTATACCAGCGCCCCTTCTCGTCAACCGTGCCCTGCTGTGTTTGCTGCGAAGGCTGCGCGGGCAGGTTGAGGAGGCTGCGTTTGTAGAAGCAGGCCTTATAGGTTACAAAAATCGGCACGAATATTATCGCACAGATCGCGAGGGCCATACAACCCGATGAAATGATCTCCGGGCTGGTAAAGAGAGCCAGAAGTTCCTCCTGGGACATAGCCAGAATCTCGGATTCAGTCATCTGCGTGATCGGAGTCAGTACATCCACTGCTAAAAGCGACCATATCGCGGAAAAGATAAAGGACGCGGCGAAAAAGATCGCGACGTTAAATAGATAGAACGCCGTGACCGAGATCGAACCCGTGGTCACGCGGAGTGCGCTGTCTTTAATCGCCCGAAATGCCGCGTAATTATTCACCATTGCCGAGATGTCGGCAAAGTAGAAGAAGAACACCAGCGGGATGATCAGGAATATACTGAAGTAGAACGCAGTATCGACGGAAATGCCGAGCATCAGCAGAATATACGTCAGCGTGTTGGAAAGCACGAATCCGATCATGAGAACGACAACATTCGGGATAAGGCATCTGAAGTATCCGTAAACCGCATATTTTCTGAAATCGGCCGAGGATGATTTTTCCCCGATGACGATCCCGTAGGTTCCTGCGAGAAATGCCGGGAAGACCAGCAGAAGGATGATCCCTGCCGCTAATGCCGCTACCGACCCGAAAAGCGTGATGATGTAATAGGTAAACAGGATGGAAAATGCGGCAAAAAGCCCCGGCATCCAGACGAGCGGCTTTTTGACGAGCAGGCCAAGCGCTTCCGACAACGATTTGAGTGCCATCTCAGCGGTCCCGTGGCATCGCGACAAATTCCCTGACCTGCAGATCGAAGAAAGCAGCCGTGTGGGCAGGTTTGATCACGACTACCGTGTCGGCTCCCTCGATGGTCCCTCCAACCGCCATGACTTCGTCGGATACGGATATCACTCCCTGATCTGTAGCGATCAGCACGCACTCGACGGCGACCTTCATTCCGATCGCGACGGTTCTCCTGAAAGCTTCAGCAATGGCCTCGGTCCGGCTGCTGCCGCCGAGCTTCGGGTTCCGCGAGATCGCCCGCTCGAGACCGGAAAGAGAATGTGTGCCGCAGACGATCACGACGCCGGCAGCTCTAAGCTCCTCTGCAAGGGAGGGATCGAACTCCCAGACCCCTGGTTTTGAAAATCCCACCGCGTGGGCCACGACCACGAGACGAAGGTTCGTCCCCTTCATCGCCTCGAAAAATATTTTTGCCGTGTATCCTCCGGTACTTGCCACAACGATCGTTGAAAGCCCGAGTTCCTTGGCACGCTGTACGGCGATCTCTGCGCAGTCCCGGGTATTTTCTTTTCCCGGTTCGCTGAAGTATGTGATGGTTTTCTCGATTTTCATGTCTCTACTCCCGTTTAATTGTAAAATCTGTAAAATCGGTCAGAACATAACCTGTGCATTTCACATCCCTGATGATTGCACGCGGACAGGAGTAGGTCATGGCCAGGAACTTTTCGATGATGACCTCCTCGCCTGTCACAAGGACTCTGACCCTGCCGTCGGATAAATTCTCCACTTCTCCGCACAATCCTAAGTTTAATGCTGCATTTCTTACACAGGCGCGAAAGCCGACTTTTTGTACTCTTCCCGAGAAGAGGATCTCCATTGTCTGTTTCATGAGCGTCTGACCCGGTTATTATCTTTAGTATGTCATTCGATGTTTAATAACTCGTTTGTGCAACAAAAACCCTCTTCATCTAAAAGCACAAACATTACTAGTCAATCATGCTCGATATCAAATTCGTCAGAGCCCACCCCGAGGTCGTGCTGGCAGATCTGGAAAAACGCCAGGATGCCGAGAAACTTCTCTGGGTCGATACGGTTCTTGAACAGGATAAACTTTTCCGCGAACTCACCGTCAAAAACAATGAACTTCGCGCCAGAAGAAATCAGATAGCAAAAGAGATCAATGCTTACAAAAAAGAGGGGAAGGACCCCGCTCCTCTCTTTGCCGAAGCAAAGGCTCTGCCGGGACTGATCAAGGATAACGACGATATCATGGAAAAGGCGACCGAACAGGTAAGATATTACCTGATGCGTCTGCCAAATATCCTCCACGAGAGCGTTCCCTACGGAAAAGACGACACGGAAAATGTCGTCGTGAAGAAAGTGGGAACTCCCAGGTCCCTTGATTTCGAGCTGAAGAACCACGGGGAACTCGC from Methanocorpusculum labreanum Z includes:
- a CDS encoding glycerol permease gives rise to the protein MTADFIQTAISKSAKRIFTAEFTNAAAYDAIVAEITGVDNPLGLAEVELGKQTYKTYVGYFDPNTSEMNGKVQVTAYTRAEYAAAITALTGSADLKTAFGNGGTAETSEIGTEATWNVRISAKLGTDTFQISLNRDSMTVSGYADDATLAAVDAWADTKPALN
- a CDS encoding cupin domain-containing protein, giving the protein MADFELEMTNKPVKKREELLGKVLDLKELVSYQEGAVSSRMIVSNKSGSITVFSFDEDEGLSEHTAPYDAVVTIIDGECEVWIAGNTLQMKTGDTIIFPANAPHALSAITKFKMTLTMIRG
- a CDS encoding cache domain-containing protein, with product MIRHAFSKILFILIVLLFISASGCITPVQEGPTLQPVSEEYYAEMDDVLDPYIQTIDDQMKQITASVWNAARELDGVPADDPSVYLTIMKLKSEIPLSYDVERIDKDNVLTMITGESDKLSLIGVEIITNQYAEEEFKAAGSQCIISKYTAFQNGESGIKVSAPIYDAEGNFDGTLQVIMDSGYLFSGPAERLRTEYGYTVWVTQDDGSVIYDEDTRQIGVDLTNPSLGNTPSFTKAAAEILKNESGDVSYIYYSAELNNTSQRNAIWNTVEPGYGQTWRVVLVDNFPKPGEIEESTTTPEEIKTFVVNAFVYANKEGEEKALAAFDDPNGEFIDGEMYIFAGDMNGTILSHPYQPALVGKDSWSAEDSTGVKYIQRQIARAQQGGGYVFYLYPNPNQNYITELKLSYVLPINNEWFLGAGMYEHNASFSHTVSIDWQKRNELISQVRTMHYLAAVDGISSVTEMMMDPESGFQREGLYPFAVTGNGTILAFSSDKSLVGTNQLGLINSYGMSFVREGISLGMSGGGLMYMLTWDQNYQREVYVLDYVEPVGNDTYFASYMILED
- a CDS encoding cache domain-containing protein, which gives rise to MLRHAFSKILFILVVLLFISASGCIQEKQETPELQPVSDEYYAKMDTVLYPYMQTVDEQMQEITALVWETARELDGVPMDDPAVDLALLKLKSEIPLSFDSGRLDKDNVLRAVTNEQYIEWSVGTYIGENQYTEEELKAAGENCTISPFTLFDNGEQGVMVIAPVYDANGNFDGTLQVALDVGYLFSGPAEELRTKYGYTVWAVQDDGIVIYDEDTQEIGVNLTKPTSAYTPSLNSAIADILANESGQTSYIFYTLDWHDINQTNAVWSTLDPGYGQNWRVVLIDNVPMPRMTSELTVTQDELKAFVTNAYVYARTHEKTEALAAFNDPKGEFIDGELYIFAETLNGTMLSLPYQPALIGTDQWMAEDTTGVKYIQRQIARAEQGGGYVMYLYPNPTQDFATELKLAYVMPIDNEWFIGAGIYEHNTLLAHSTSVDWQKRNELIKQVRTMQYLAEVEGVSAVTDMMMDPNSDIQVEGLYPMAITENGTVLAFARNPDIVGTNQLGRVNSLDISLIREGISLGKEGGGLMYTLLWDSTLNKEIFILVYVVPADDDAYFASFMILE
- a CDS encoding cache domain-containing protein — its product is MKRQTIHFIIICLILALILATGCITTRQLEPVSTAKLADMQSSLDEFIPTIEEQLNEIFILTNSTAGNLTGTTPDSQTLNQALLQLRRDIPAAYDVYVVSADNTFLAVISKQDKQNLIGKQAGISTSDADFTNTTNGCIITKPITFITGERGVLIIAPIYDENGTYIASLRVSLNPVYLFSGPVNELKMQEGYTVWSIQPDGVQIYDEDIEELDKNVLTDPLYSEPTISSAMHLIAEEKQGNVSYMFQNVGWTDYVQANAVWNTIDLPNGIEWRVVLSDNSNFDPNQNRRPTVDDLKAFVEKAYIYTQTHTKEEALRVFNDPNGEFIDGELYIFAYDMNGTTLALPYQQSLVGTNRWYGEDIVGVRPLQRFIDKAKFGGGFVYYQYPNPSDKFLPELKLSYVMSVDEDWLIGAGIYPGTMSLNYSWEDRNQLISQVRGLQYLSTTLQKEELLQMINDPNSTIQVDGLYPFALDPEGTVLGNAHNPSMTGKNRLGYTNSYDMSPVREIISLAESGGGLMYSLVWDADLKKEVYVLIYVEPADEETYYGSMMRLE
- a CDS encoding adenosylcobinamide amidohydrolase — protein: MRYHYTKNTLYVRGTFHAVSTGVDGGLRDVSTLLNHTVDKEFDHNDPLAFIRGLLADAKYADDGFGLLTAVSMKDLCILQYDYITVFVTAGVSNPNPDPTKPHTINIIVTSNEGFSDAALLETIITVTEAKAHALRLLGRDFTGTTSDAVIIASEGEIKHTYAGTFTEPGKRIYAAALHGVMEAVKRHEDTVKATAPTYFIYSRYNDHGWFEWKKEGCPYYPCHFPGQSCDFCYCPFYPCHDESLGEWIDSSSNGQKVWACTNCLLLHKPNVADYLKKHPDATLDELKKVDKDTNQ